In the genome of Limnobaculum zhutongyuii, one region contains:
- the cpoB gene encoding cell division protein CpoB encodes MNRNFRYRLLGLSLLVGIAAPGAAIAASDDERLTQLERISNAHGQLLTQLQQQLSDSQRDIDSLRGQIQTNQYQLEQIVERQKIILQQIDELGSKGASSAASTSNTSSASAATTTGATASTSTGAAAASSGNEKQDYDNAVTLALEKKQYDDAITAFQSFVKQYPNSSYQPNANYWLGQLNYNKGKKDDASYYFATVVKNYPKSPKASESMLKVGIIMQEKGEKDKAKAVYQRIISLYANSASAKQAEKRLSAL; translated from the coding sequence ATGAACCGTAATTTCAGATATCGTTTATTAGGTCTGTCGTTACTGGTTGGCATAGCAGCCCCTGGGGCTGCTATTGCTGCGTCAGATGATGAGCGCCTCACTCAACTGGAGCGTATATCTAACGCACATGGACAGCTGTTGACTCAATTGCAGCAGCAGTTGTCCGATTCGCAGAGAGATATTGATAGTCTGCGTGGTCAGATCCAAACCAATCAGTATCAGTTAGAACAAATTGTCGAACGACAAAAGATTATTTTGCAGCAGATAGATGAACTAGGTAGTAAAGGGGCTTCATCTGCCGCGAGTACTTCCAATACTTCATCTGCCAGTGCGGCTACTACTACGGGCGCAACAGCAAGTACCTCAACCGGTGCTGCCGCAGCAAGCAGTGGTAATGAAAAGCAGGATTACGATAATGCGGTAACCCTGGCTTTGGAAAAGAAACAGTATGATGATGCTATCACTGCCTTCCAAAGTTTTGTAAAACAGTACCCAAACTCCAGCTATCAGCCAAATGCTAATTACTGGCTGGGACAACTGAATTACAACAAAGGCAAAAAAGATGATGCATCATACTATTTTGCTACCGTAGTAAAAAATTATCCTAAATCACCTAAAGCTTCTGAATCAATGCTGAAAGTGGGCATTATCATGCAGGAGAAAGGCGAGAAGGATAAGGCTAAAGCGGTGTATCAGCGTATTATCTCCCTGTATGCGAACAGCGCCAGCGCTAAACAAGCAGAAAAACGTTTAAGCGCTCTGTAA
- the pal gene encoding peptidoglycan-associated lipoprotein Pal: MQLNKVLKGLMFALPVMALAACSSSGSDTDGSQSGMGANGGYGMGGNSSSLDEQARLTLQQLQSNNIVYFDYDSYDVRSDFAQMLDAHAAFLRSNPSYKVTIEGHADERGTPEYNIALGERRANAVKMYLQGKGVSGEQMAIVSYGKEKPAVLGHDEAAYAKNRRAVLVY, encoded by the coding sequence ATGCAACTGAATAAAGTGCTGAAGGGGCTGATGTTTGCGTTACCTGTTATGGCTCTGGCTGCATGTAGCAGCAGTGGTTCTGACACTGATGGTAGCCAGTCAGGTATGGGTGCTAACGGCGGTTACGGTATGGGTGGCAACAGTTCATCTCTGGATGAGCAAGCGCGTCTGACTCTGCAACAACTGCAAAGCAACAACATCGTTTACTTCGATTATGACAGCTACGATGTGCGTTCTGATTTCGCTCAAATGCTGGATGCTCATGCAGCATTCCTGCGTTCAAACCCGTCTTACAAAGTGACTATCGAAGGTCATGCGGATGAGCGCGGTACTCCGGAATACAACATCGCACTGGGCGAACGTCGTGCTAATGCGGTGAAGATGTATCTCCAGGGTAAAGGCGTATCTGGTGAGCAAATGGCTATCGTCTCTTATGGTAAAGAGAAACCTGCTGTATTAGGTCATGACGAAGCTGCATATGCTAAAAACCGTCGCGCAGTACTTGTTTACTAA
- the tolB gene encoding Tol-Pal system beta propeller repeat protein TolB, which translates to MKHAFRLAMGLLILWASVLHAEVRIVITQGVDSARPIGVVPFKWTGTGAAPENIADIIASDLRNSGKFNPLAAERNPQSPTTVSEVTPAAWSALGIDAVVVGQIQPSADGGYLVSYQLVDTSTASPTVLSQNQYKITKQLLRFAAHTASDETFEKLTGIKGAFRTRIAYVVRKAGGQFPHELRVSDYDGFNQSVVHRSPEPLMSPAWSPDGSKIAYVTFESGRSELVVQTLSNGAIKRVAAFPRHNGAPAFSPDGSKLAFALSKDGSLNLYVMNLASGQITQVTRSRSNDTEPSWYPDNQTLAYTSDQGGRPQIYKVNINGGAPVRVSWEGAQNQDTDVSPDGKFMTMVSSANGQQHIAKLDLDTGAVQVLTETFLDETPSIAPNGTMIIYSATEGPGSVLRLVSTDGRFKARLPATEGQVKFPAWSPYL; encoded by the coding sequence ATGAAGCATGCATTTCGACTAGCCATGGGTTTGCTGATTTTGTGGGCATCTGTGCTACACGCTGAAGTCAGAATCGTTATTACTCAGGGCGTGGATTCAGCCAGACCAATTGGCGTTGTTCCATTTAAGTGGACTGGTACTGGCGCCGCGCCAGAAAATATCGCCGATATTATTGCTTCTGATTTAAGAAACAGTGGCAAATTTAATCCACTGGCGGCTGAACGTAACCCACAATCACCCACCACCGTTTCTGAAGTGACTCCGGCAGCATGGTCTGCTTTAGGGATCGATGCGGTAGTAGTTGGACAAATTCAGCCAAGTGCTGATGGTGGTTATCTGGTCTCTTATCAATTAGTTGATACTTCAACGGCCAGCCCAACGGTTTTATCGCAAAACCAATATAAGATCACTAAACAATTGTTACGCTTTGCGGCTCACACCGCCAGCGATGAAACCTTTGAAAAATTAACCGGTATTAAAGGTGCATTCCGTACTCGTATTGCGTACGTAGTACGTAAAGCCGGTGGTCAATTCCCTCATGAACTGCGCGTATCAGACTATGATGGATTTAACCAGTCTGTGGTTCACCGTTCACCAGAGCCGCTGATGTCTCCGGCCTGGTCTCCGGACGGTAGCAAAATTGCTTATGTAACGTTTGAAAGCGGTCGTTCTGAATTAGTGGTTCAGACGTTATCTAACGGTGCCATTAAGCGCGTTGCCGCTTTCCCTCGTCACAACGGTGCTCCGGCGTTCTCTCCGGATGGCTCTAAACTGGCTTTTGCATTATCAAAAGATGGCAGTTTGAACCTGTATGTGATGAACTTAGCTTCAGGTCAAATTACTCAGGTAACTCGCAGTCGTAGCAACGACACCGAGCCATCCTGGTATCCGGATAATCAAACTCTGGCGTACACTTCAGACCAGGGTGGACGTCCACAAATTTATAAAGTGAATATTAACGGCGGTGCGCCGGTTCGCGTTTCCTGGGAAGGTGCTCAAAATCAAGACACGGATGTATCACCAGACGGCAAGTTTATGACTATGGTGAGTTCCGCGAATGGTCAACAGCACATCGCTAAACTGGATCTGGACACAGGAGCGGTGCAAGTATTGACCGAAACCTTCCTGGATGAAACGCCGAGTATCGCACCTAACGGAACCATGATTATCTATAGTGCCACTGAAGGGCCGGGTAGCGTGTTACGTTTAGTTTCGACCGATGGGCGTTTTAAAGCGCGTCTTCCGGCAACTGAAGGTCAGGTTAAATTCCCTGCCTGGTCGCCGTATCTGTGA
- the tolA gene encoding cell envelope integrity protein TolA — translation MVKATEHEDKLNRSVMVSIILHILVIGLLAIGAFMQKDILTGGGGGGSVIDAVMVDPNAMAQQYERQQQQKSDAKRAEKLRQQEVDRQAEEQRQQQAAEQQRLKQLEKDRLAAQEAAKKQAEQQQQAEQAAKKAQEVQKQAEAQAAQAKAEAEAQQKATAAAAEARKKAEADAKKAADDAKKQTEALAKQKAAEDAKQKAAADAKQKAADDAKKAADAKKAAADAKKAAAEVDDIFGGLASDKNAPSANGASGGGTKAGATGPEVDAYMSQIQSAIMRNFYDAQLYRGKTCTLRIKLAPDGTLFSVQAEGGDPALCQVALVAARQAKIPKPPSTAVYEKFKNAPIDFKPQ, via the coding sequence GTGGTAAAGGCAACAGAGCACGAAGATAAACTAAACCGTTCAGTAATGGTTTCGATAATTTTGCATATCCTGGTGATTGGCTTATTGGCGATCGGCGCGTTTATGCAAAAAGATATCCTGACCGGCGGGGGTGGTGGTGGCTCAGTTATTGACGCTGTGATGGTCGACCCTAATGCGATGGCGCAACAGTACGAACGCCAGCAGCAACAAAAATCAGATGCTAAGCGGGCAGAGAAGCTCAGACAGCAGGAAGTTGATCGTCAGGCTGAAGAGCAGCGTCAACAACAGGCCGCAGAACAGCAACGCCTGAAGCAATTGGAAAAAGACCGTCTGGCTGCTCAGGAAGCAGCGAAAAAACAGGCGGAACAACAGCAACAGGCTGAGCAGGCGGCGAAGAAAGCGCAGGAAGTGCAAAAGCAAGCTGAGGCCCAGGCTGCTCAGGCAAAGGCTGAAGCCGAAGCTCAACAAAAAGCGACGGCAGCTGCCGCAGAAGCAAGAAAGAAAGCGGAAGCCGATGCTAAAAAAGCGGCTGATGACGCTAAAAAGCAAACCGAAGCATTAGCTAAGCAGAAAGCGGCAGAAGATGCCAAACAAAAGGCTGCTGCTGACGCTAAGCAAAAAGCTGCTGATGATGCTAAGAAAGCTGCTGATGCGAAAAAGGCCGCCGCGGATGCCAAAAAAGCTGCTGCAGAAGTTGATGATATCTTTGGTGGATTGGCTTCCGATAAAAATGCACCATCAGCTAATGGTGCTTCAGGTGGTGGTACTAAAGCAGGAGCTACGGGTCCTGAAGTTGACGCCTATATGTCGCAGATTCAATCTGCAATTATGCGAAATTTTTATGATGCGCAATTGTACAGAGGTAAAACCTGTACGCTGCGAATCAAGTTAGCACCAGATGGAACCTTGTTCAGTGTTCAGGCAGAAGGTGGGGATCCGGCGCTTTGTCAGGTTGCATTAGTTGCAGCAAGGCAGGCGAAGATACCGAAACCACCATCAACTGCCGTGTATGAAAAGTTTAAAAACGCTCCAATCGATTTTAAACCACAGTAA
- the tolR gene encoding colicin uptake protein TolR yields MAYKRTSRRSSTGKTAEINIVPLLDVLLVLLLIFMATAPIITQSVEVDLPDASDSKAVSTDNKPPVIVEVSGVGQYALVIDKERIEQIPEQQVIAEAQARLKEDPKTVFLIGGAKEVPYDEVIKALNMLHRAGVTSVGLMTQPI; encoded by the coding sequence GTGGCGTATAAACGTACATCTCGGCGCAGTAGCACGGGTAAAACGGCGGAAATAAACATTGTTCCGCTGTTGGACGTATTGTTAGTGTTGTTGTTGATTTTTATGGCAACTGCACCAATTATTACCCAAAGTGTAGAGGTCGATTTACCAGATGCATCCGACTCTAAAGCAGTCTCTACGGATAATAAGCCGCCAGTTATTGTCGAAGTATCTGGAGTAGGGCAGTATGCATTAGTTATTGATAAAGAGCGTATTGAGCAAATCCCTGAGCAACAGGTGATCGCGGAAGCTCAGGCACGGTTAAAGGAAGATCCAAAGACAGTATTTTTAATCGGTGGCGCTAAAGAAGTTCCCTATGATGAAGTCATTAAAGCGTTAAATATGCTTCATCGTGCTGGTGTAACCTCTGTTGGGTTGATGACTCAACCGATATAA
- the tolQ gene encoding Tol-Pal system protein TolQ — MTDMNIMSLFLEASLLVKFVMLILVGFSIASWAIIIQRTRILSTARREAEAFEDKFWSGIDLSRLYQESNTRRDELGGSEQIFYSGFKEFARLHRANNHAPEAAIEGATRAMRLSLNRELENLENHIPFLGVVGSISPYIGLFGTVWGIMHSFIALGAVKQATLQMVAPGIAEALIATAIGLFAAIPAVMAHNRLSLRVFKLEQNYDNFMEEFTTILHRQAFSTETK; from the coding sequence GTGACTGACATGAATATCATGAGCCTGTTCCTTGAGGCTAGTTTACTCGTAAAATTTGTAATGCTGATCCTGGTTGGGTTCTCAATTGCATCCTGGGCCATTATCATCCAGCGTACCCGTATATTAAGTACGGCAAGACGCGAAGCGGAAGCTTTTGAAGATAAATTCTGGTCGGGTATCGATTTGTCTCGTTTGTATCAGGAAAGCAACACCCGCCGTGATGAGCTGGGTGGTTCTGAACAAATTTTCTATTCTGGTTTTAAAGAATTTGCTCGCCTGCATCGCGCTAACAATCATGCGCCGGAAGCAGCCATTGAAGGGGCAACCAGAGCAATGCGCCTTTCTCTGAATCGTGAGCTTGAAAATCTGGAAAACCATATTCCATTCCTTGGTGTGGTGGGGTCTATCAGCCCATATATCGGTCTGTTTGGTACCGTATGGGGTATCATGCACTCCTTTATCGCACTGGGTGCCGTAAAACAGGCTACCCTGCAGATGGTTGCACCGGGTATTGCCGAAGCACTGATTGCTACCGCGATTGGTTTGTTTGCCGCAATCCCTGCTGTAATGGCACATAACCGCCTTAGCTTGCGTGTATTTAAGCTCGAGCAGAATTATGACAACTTTATGGAAGAGTTCACCACAATTCTCCATCGTCAGGCATTCTCTACAGAGACTAAATAA
- the ybgC gene encoding tol-pal system-associated acyl-CoA thioesterase — translation MSNLLFKWPVRVYFEDTDAGGVVYHARYVAFYERARTEMLRQYNYNQQQLLSEHVAFAVRRMAVEYILPARLDDMLEIETEVVAIGGASLTFAQRIFDQHGKLLSQADVLVACVDSHLMKPMKLPRSIVAELKK, via the coding sequence GTGAGTAACTTGCTGTTCAAATGGCCCGTTCGGGTCTATTTTGAAGACACTGACGCCGGCGGTGTAGTTTATCACGCCCGTTATGTGGCCTTTTATGAAAGAGCGCGCACTGAGATGCTGCGCCAATACAATTATAATCAGCAACAATTGCTGAGTGAGCATGTCGCTTTCGCTGTTCGTCGTATGGCCGTTGAGTACATTCTTCCTGCTCGTCTTGATGACATGCTGGAGATTGAAACTGAAGTCGTGGCTATTGGCGGCGCATCCCTTACGTTTGCACAACGCATCTTTGACCAACATGGTAAACTTTTAAGCCAGGCAGATGTGTTAGTAGCATGTGTTGATTCACACTTGATGAAGCCAATGAAGCTTCCCAGGTCTATTGTCGCGGAGTTGAAGAAGTGA
- the ybgE gene encoding cyd operon protein YbgE — translation MGTVFNKLYAIMDKGSFRALSLILAFSLAFCVFWDPARFAAKTSSIEIWQSFLIMWAICTGIIHGVGFRPRRIRWKAVFTPLPAIAILIAGLAYFLS, via the coding sequence ATGGGTACTGTGTTTAATAAACTGTACGCTATTATGGATAAGGGCTCGTTTCGGGCCCTTTCTTTAATCTTAGCGTTTTCACTGGCGTTCTGTGTTTTCTGGGATCCTGCCCGGTTCGCAGCCAAAACCAGTTCCATTGAGATATGGCAAAGTTTTCTGATTATGTGGGCCATATGCACCGGGATTATCCATGGGGTAGGGTTCCGCCCCCGGAGAATTCGTTGGAAAGCGGTTTTCACTCCACTTCCTGCAATTGCGATCTTGATCGCAGGCTTGGCTTACTTTTTGTCATAA
- the cydX gene encoding cytochrome bd-I oxidase subunit CydX: MWYFAWSLGTLLACACGIIGAVWYETNNGNKDE, from the coding sequence ATGTGGTATTTTGCCTGGAGTCTCGGTACGTTGCTTGCCTGTGCATGTGGTATCATCGGTGCAGTATGGTATGAAACCAACAACGGGAATAAAGACGAATAA
- the cydB gene encoding cytochrome d ubiquinol oxidase subunit II, producing the protein MLDYDTLRFIWWLLVGVLLVGFAITDGFDMGVGILVPIIGKTNTERRIMINSIAPHWDGNQVWLITAGGALFAAWPQAYAAAFSGFYIAMILVLAALFFRPVGFDYRGKVEDQRWRNLWDGGIFFGSFVPALVFGVAFGNLLQGVPFNIDSMSHLTYTGNFFQLLNPFALVAGVVSLMMLVTQGAAWLQMKTTAELRLRARAATQIGALVVLIAFAAAGAWVVYGIDGYVVTSALDYTAPSDPLNKQVAVQAGAWLINYNNYPILWAVPALGVVLPLLTIISSRCNSGGMAFLFSSLTIACVIFTAGITMFPFIMPSNINPSVSLTMWDATSSHLTLTVMTFVALIFVPIVLIYTIWSYVKMFGRLDKKHIEDNHASLY; encoded by the coding sequence TATCGGTAAGACCAATACTGAACGTCGCATTATGATTAACAGTATTGCTCCTCACTGGGATGGTAACCAGGTATGGCTGATCACCGCTGGTGGTGCGCTGTTTGCTGCATGGCCACAGGCTTATGCCGCTGCGTTCTCCGGTTTCTATATTGCGATGATTCTGGTTCTGGCGGCGTTATTCTTCCGTCCGGTTGGTTTCGACTATCGCGGTAAAGTTGAAGATCAGCGCTGGCGCAATCTGTGGGATGGTGGCATCTTCTTTGGTAGCTTCGTCCCGGCACTGGTGTTTGGTGTGGCGTTTGGTAACTTGTTACAGGGCGTACCATTCAACATCGACAGCATGTCCCACTTAACTTACACCGGTAACTTCTTCCAACTGCTTAACCCGTTTGCACTGGTTGCTGGCGTAGTTAGCCTGATGATGTTAGTGACTCAGGGTGCAGCATGGTTACAGATGAAGACGACTGCTGAGCTGCGTTTACGCGCTCGTGCCGCAACGCAAATTGGTGCTTTAGTGGTACTGATTGCTTTTGCAGCAGCAGGTGCCTGGGTGGTTTATGGTATCGATGGTTATGTTGTAACCTCGGCATTAGATTATACCGCTCCGTCTGACCCGCTGAATAAGCAAGTTGCTGTTCAGGCAGGTGCATGGCTGATTAACTATAACAACTATCCGATTCTGTGGGCTGTGCCTGCGTTAGGTGTGGTGTTACCGTTACTGACCATCATCAGCTCTCGTTGTAACAGCGGCGGTATGGCATTCCTGTTCTCATCACTGACCATTGCTTGTGTTATCTTTACGGCGGGGATCACCATGTTCCCATTCATCATGCCGTCAAACATTAACCCAAGCGTTAGTCTGACGATGTGGGATGCGACTTCAAGTCACCTGACTCTGACAGTAATGACCTTTGTTGCGCTGATTTTCGTACCAATCGTACTGATTTATACGATTTGGAGTTACGTGAAAATGTTCGGTCGTCTCGATAAGAAACATATCGAAGACAACCACGCTTCACTGTATTGA